In one Nicotiana sylvestris chromosome 8, ASM39365v2, whole genome shotgun sequence genomic region, the following are encoded:
- the LOC138874775 gene encoding uncharacterized protein, with protein MDAVDVACLFNEAQHALNWSSVLHHKAFLRAREERKVEVQGLTKKCNTHKILSEKLQVDLLEARNAHEEMAEQARQRLEQIKDFQGKIDEVRAEAEWFKGCMNMLAAQKETVQADLDSAKSQLHQAKDKALAQAKKAEELEANLANLAEELDVDRSEVVATNNKAQAIADQYKADAEATLEQARGMVNHSKWEAQREVLEDILVCSVDIFAELEIAKAEEEMARKLAFPDEDSEDASGSDGEDSKGEEAASEEI; from the exons ATGGACGCAGTGGATGTTGCCTGCTTGTTCAACGAGGCCCAGCATGCCCTGAATTGG TCTTCGGTGTTGCACCACAAGGCCTTTCTTCGAGCCCGAGAGGAACGCAAGGTCGAGGTTCAAGGCCTTACTAAGAAGTGCAACACTCATAAGATTCTTAGTGAAAAGCTTCAGGTGGACCTATTGGAAGCCCGAAACGCACATGAAGAGATGGCAGAGCAG GCTCGACAGAGGCTCGAACAGATCAAAGACTTTCAAGGGAAAATAGACGAGGTACGAGCTGAGGCTGAGTGGTTTAAGGGATGTATGAACATGCTGGCTGCACAAAAGGAGACCGTTCAGGCAGACCTAGATTCTGCCAAGTCGCAACTTCATCAAGCAAAGGACAAAGCCTTGGCCCAAGCGAAGAAGGCTGAGGAACTCGAAGCCAACCTAGCCAATTTAGCCGAGGAACTCGATGTCGACAGATCCGAAGTGGTTGCGACCAATAATAAGGCCCAGGCTATCGCGGATCAATACAAAGCTGATGCTGAGGCCACCCTCGAGCAGGCTAGGGGCATGGTCAATCATTCTAAGTGGGAGGCTCAAAGGGAGGTTCTCGAGGACATCCTAGTTTGCAGTGTCGACATATTCGCTGAGCTTGAGATTGCCAAGGCTGAGGAAGAAATGGCTCGGAAGTTAGCGTTCCCCGATGAGGATTCCGAGGATGCAAGCGGATCTGATGGAGAAGATTCTAAGGGCGAAGAAGCTGCCTCCGAAGAAATCTAG